The following proteins come from a genomic window of Microtus ochrogaster isolate Prairie Vole_2 unplaced genomic scaffold, MicOch1.0 UNK1, whole genome shotgun sequence:
- the LOC101994430 gene encoding vomeronasal type-1 receptor 44-like: protein MNKANTLYTSTILKVTVFSEVSVGVSANSILFLFHLCMLFGGHRTKPIDLFIDFLSLIQLTMLITMGLIAVDMFISKQRWDSTTCQSLIYLHRFLRGLSLCATCLLNVLWAITLSPRSSCLGKFKHKSPYHVFCGLLFLCILYMSLSCHFLVSITATLNLTSEHFMYVTQSCSHLPMSYSRQSAVSTVLALREAFLISLMVLSSGYMLTLLCRHKRLSQHLHSTSLSPKASPELRATRTILLLMSFFVVFYILDIVIFHSRMKFKDDSIFYCIQILVSHSYATVSPFVLISTEKRIIKL, encoded by the coding sequence ATGAATAAAGCTAACACACTCTACACTAGCACAATCCTAAAAGTCACCGTGTTCTCCGAAGTGAGTGTTGGGGTCTCAGCTAATAGcatcctctttcttttccaccTCTGCATGCTCTTTGGTGGGCACAGAACTAAGCCCATTGATCTCTTCATTGATTTCTTATCCCTGATCCAACTAACGATGCTCATCACTATGGGCCTTATAGCTGTGGACATGTTTATATCTAAGCAGAGATGGGATTCCACCACATGCCAATCCCTTATCTATTTGCACAGATTTTTGAGGGGCCTATCACTGTGTGCTACCTGCCTGCTGAATGTCCTTTGGGCCATCACACTCAGCCCTAGAAGCTCCTGTTTGGGAAAGTTCAAACATAAATCTCCCTATCATGTCTTCTGTGgccttcttttcctctgtatCCTCTATATGTCTCTTAGCTGTCACTTCTTAGTATCAATCACTGCCACCCTCAATTTGACCTCGGAACACTTTATGTATGTTACTCAGTCTTGCTCACATCTACCCATGAGCTACTCCCGACAAAGTGCAGTTTCCACAGTGCTGGCCCTCAGGGAAGCCTTCCTGATCAGTCTCATGGTCCTCTCCAGCGGGTACATGCTGACTCTCCTGTGCAGGCACAAGAGGCTATCCCAGCATCTTCACAGCACCAGCCTCTCTCCAAAAGCATCTCCAGAGCTAAGGGCCACCCGGACCATCCTGCTGCTCATGAGCTTCTTTGTGGTTTTCTACATTTTGGACATTGTTATCTTCCACTCAAGAATGAAGTTCAAGGATGACTCAATATTCTACTGTATCCAGATTCTTGTGTCCCATAGCTATGCCACAGTCAGTCCTTTTGTGCTGATTAGTACTGAAAAGCGTATAATTAAGCTTTGA